From Cyprinus carpio isolate SPL01 chromosome A7, ASM1834038v1, whole genome shotgun sequence, a single genomic window includes:
- the LOC109065479 gene encoding uncharacterized protein LOC109065479 isoform X4, with amino-acid sequence MESYKVRLILTEQDIRKLSLDAKPKNVEELKIKIKEKCDLQYDFNVMYEDSDFDNAFCNLEDIGDLPASRATVKVFAEFNRIVTTDLQSNFYGAVDRYTPRFVTIFKSKKGTVGEKLDELMQQMNTGKEADVTAMRTLVLRGLPILLGDDASNFYNTCNVSSHCKKI; translated from the exons aTGGAAAGCTATAAAGTAAGACTCATCCTAACTGAACAGGACATAAGGAAGTTGTCACTGGATGCAAAACCCAAAAATGTTGAAGAGCTGAAgataaaaatcaaagaaaaatgtgATCTGCAGTATGACTTCAATGTGATGTATGAAGATTCAGACTTTGACAATGCCTTCTGCAACCTTGAAGACATAGGTGACCTACCAGCTTCAAGAGCTACAGTGAAG GTGTTTGCAGAGTTTAACAGGATAGTCACCACAGATCTGCAGAGTAACTTTTATGGTGCTGTGGATCGTTACACACCACGCTTTGTCACAATCTTCAAGTCCAAGAAAGGGACCGTTGGAGAGAAATTGGATGAGCTTATGCAGCAAATGAATACAGGG AAAGAAGCAGATGTGACAGCAATGCGCACTCTTGTGCTCCGGGGCTTACCTATCCTGCTTGGTGATGATGCCAGTAACTTCTACAACACCTGCAATGTAAGTTCtcattgtaaaaaaatttaa
- the LOC109065479 gene encoding uncharacterized protein LOC109065479 isoform X3 — protein sequence MYLSVTRDMKHSILEKLAETIYKFDAYPNNERINSVALALINKHPCLKEQGSPDGCSSWKHSLKFKMGNYRTKLRKAGCVEVGVNGGKTGGLGMAAKGLKRPKWSEVNYLPEHPEGQNGDSLEAVRQLLVEEMRKVNPSGTFIALKMALTFSMRIHEIVDAETPVKTLMERWPALFTERQVFAEFNRIVTTDLQSNFYGAVDRYTPRFVTIFKSKKGTVGEKLDELMQQMNTGKEADVTAMRTLVLRGLPILLGDDASNFYNTCNVSSHCKKI from the exons ATGTACCTGAGTGTAACAAGAGACATGAAGCATAGCATTTTAGAAAAGCTTGCTGAAACTATTTACAAGTTTGATGCGTATCCGAATAATGAGCGTATTAATTCTGTGGCACTAGCGCTCATTAACAAACATCCCTGCCTTAAGGAGCAAGGTTCGCCGGATGGGTGCTCTAGCTGGAAGCACAGCTTAAAATTCAAAATGGGAAACTATCGGACTAAACTAAGAAAAGCAGGATGTGTAGAGGTTGGTGTAAACGGGGGCAAAACAGGTGGCCTGGGAATGGCAGCAAAAGGACTGAAAAGGCCAAAATGGTCTGAGGTAAATTACTTACCAGAACACCCTGAGGGGCAGAATGGAGACAGCCTAGAGGCTGTGAGACAGCTTCTGGTTGAAGAAATGAGGAAAGTGAACCCTAGTGGAACTTTCATTGCATTAAAGATGGCCCTGACCTTCTCAATGCGAATACATGAGATTGTGGATGCAGAAACTCCAGTGAAAACATTGATGGAGCGGTGGCCAGCACTTTTTACAGAGAGACAA GTGTTTGCAGAGTTTAACAGGATAGTCACCACAGATCTGCAGAGTAACTTTTATGGTGCTGTGGATCGTTACACACCACGCTTTGTCACAATCTTCAAGTCCAAGAAAGGGACCGTTGGAGAGAAATTGGATGAGCTTATGCAGCAAATGAATACAGGG AAAGAAGCAGATGTGACAGCAATGCGCACTCTTGTGCTCCGGGGCTTACCTATCCTGCTTGGTGATGATGCCAGTAACTTCTACAACACCTGCAATGTAAGTTCtcattgtaaaaaaatttaa
- the LOC109065479 gene encoding uncharacterized protein LOC109065479 isoform X5, translating into MLVEHAHIKECVFNFAKQNLLLIKFCSFFRRSPSGSCLLIGLQHTGLDTLVFAEFNRIVTTDLQSNFYGAVDRYTPRFVTIFKSKKGTVGEKLDELMQQMNTGKEADVTAMRTLVLRGLPILLGDDASNFYNTCNVSSHCKKI; encoded by the exons ATGCTTGTAGAACATGCACATATCAAGGAATGTGTCTTTAATTTTGCAAAGCAGAACCTCCTGTTAattaaattttgttctttttttagaaGAAGTCCTTCTGGCAGCTGCCTCCTGATTGGTCTTCAACACACAGGTCTTGATACACTG GTGTTTGCAGAGTTTAACAGGATAGTCACCACAGATCTGCAGAGTAACTTTTATGGTGCTGTGGATCGTTACACACCACGCTTTGTCACAATCTTCAAGTCCAAGAAAGGGACCGTTGGAGAGAAATTGGATGAGCTTATGCAGCAAATGAATACAGGG AAAGAAGCAGATGTGACAGCAATGCGCACTCTTGTGCTCCGGGGCTTACCTATCCTGCTTGGTGATGATGCCAGTAACTTCTACAACACCTGCAATGTAAGTTCtcattgtaaaaaaatttaa
- the LOC109065479 gene encoding uncharacterized protein LOC109065479 isoform X2: protein MAKHHGVKRGCPLSEKLTHFHVVNGFPPDILHDFLEGLVPAELSLCLKDLIAKKYISLESLNRAIRQFPYTFSDKADKPQIIPKTSFSRGTTGGNGHENWSLLRLLPLMIGHNIPEGDQSWEILMLLKDTLELVMSAHFTEELIHVLDCKISEHRELVQKTFPNYRLRPKHHFIEHYPQMIQIFGPLVDVWTMRFEGKHKFFKKVVHDTCNFKNVAHTLAVRHQKMMAFHLDSSTFFKPLLEIDKVRSVMVTSFPENVQSSLHQQNGKQSSVLVASSACVHGVKYCADMIVSVGSCSGLPEFRQITHIVVINTEIMLVCRILSSWYIEHLRSYELCFGGAGCLTVTHLSELNDVFPLSAYRVKGNVYVTLKRYILC from the coding sequence ATGGCAAAACATCATGGCGTAAAAAGAGGATGTCCACTCTCTGAAAAATTGACACACTTTCACGTGGTGAATGGTTTCCCACCTGacattcttcatgattttttGGAGGGTTTAGTACCAGCAGAATTGTCACTGTGCCTTAAGGATTTGAttgccaaaaaatatatttctttggaGTCTTTGAACAGGGCTATTAGGCAGTTCCCTTACACATTTTCTGATAAAGCTGACAAACCACAGATCATTCCAAAAACTTCCTTCTCTAGGGGAACTACTGGGGGAAATGGTCATGAAAATTGGTCTCTGCTGAGGCTGCTTCCATTGATGATAGGCCACAACATCCCTGAAGGAGACCAATCATGGGAGATACTGATGCTTCTTAAAGATACACTGGAGTTGGTAATGTCAGCACACTTTACGGAAGAGTTAATACACGTCTTGGACTGCAAAATCTCAGAACATCGTGAGTTAGTGCAGAAAACTTTTCCAAACTACAGACTTCGTCCCAAACATCATTTCATTGAACACTATCCTCAAATGATACAAATCTTTGGCCCTCTAGTAGATGTGTGGACAATGAGGTTTGAAGGGAAGCACAAATTTTTCAAGAAAGTTGTGCATGACACATGCAATTTCAAGAATGTAGCACATACCTTAGCTGTAAGACACCAGAAAATGATGGCCTTCCATTTGGATTCCTCAACATTCTTCAAGCCTCTTTTGGAAATTGATAAAGTGAGATCAGTTATGGTCACATCCTTCCCTGAGAATGTTCAGAGTTCACTGCATCAGCAAAATGGCAAGCAATCTTCAGTGCTGGTTGCATCATCTGCATGTGTTCATGGTGTGAAATACTGTGCAGATATGATTGTCTCTGTTGGCAGTTGCTCAGGTCTTCCAGAGTTTAGACAAATAACACACATTGTGGTTATCAACACAGAAATTATGTTGGTCTGCAGGATTTTGAGCTCCTGGTACATTGAACATTTGCGTTCTTATGAATTGTGCTTTGGTGGGGCAGGGTGTCTTACAGTGACCCATCTGTCTGAGCTTAATGATGTTTTCCCCTTATCTGCCTACCGAGTAAAAGGCAATGTGTATGTGACACTGAAACGTTACATTCTGTGCTGA
- the LOC109065479 gene encoding uncharacterized protein LOC109065479 isoform X1 has translation MLWNCKHCIFSANKRGLLLKHYRLKHGGFTRQQPIPCLHMDCLCSFKSFNALKVHLSVWHSQSDRQTSEPKVAFHCQLCEYVQPCTESEFFTHLRSHLKLKQSVSCPYEGCQFESNVYSTFNAHKSRVHSGSSTTQFKGPILSNIEQLDQLTEVDEEVPLQDDNCVDESVDDMQDLEIQLERNLASLFLKMQAILHISESAAQEVIQQINQIQMLSQPLLQNAVQKIIRHHCSDVDNSIVSDIVSVVSQSNVLLKFTSAEGSLSTASRRASYMLREFPVVMPVEFALDKDHSFVYVPILKMLKTLLNNKDILDKVLHAEGISPEGYHSFRDGSHFKENILLNVEECRIALGLYIDDFEVANPIGTSKKKHKLCAIYWVLANLDSKYRSALHSIQLAILCKVNTVKEHGYHEVLRPLIQDIATLEESGVYVERLAESVKGTVLYVGADNLGAHSLAGFQESFAADYFCRFCMCKQDDIQDKEVRSGLLQPRTRENHENMCTRFPVTILWQNIMA, from the coding sequence ATGCTGTGGAACTGTAAGCACTGTATTTTTTCTGCAAACAAAAGAGGACTTTTGTTAAAACATTATCGTCTAAAACATGGAGGCTTCACTCGGCAACAGCCAATACCATGTCTTCATATGGATTGCTTGTGCTCTTTCAAGTCTTTTAACGCACTCAAAGTGCACTTATCTGTTTGGCACTCTCAATCAGACAGACAAACAAGTGAACCCAAAGTTGCGTTTCACTGCCAGTTATGCGAGTATGTGCAGCCCTGCACTGAATCTGAGTTTTTCACTCATTTACGCagtcatttaaaacttaaacaaaGCGTTTCATGCCCATATGAAGGCTGTCAGTTTGAGAGTAATGTATATTCAACCTTTAATGCTCACAAAAGCAGAGTACACAGTGGGAGTTCTACAACCCAATTTAAAGGTCCAATACTTTCAAACATTGAACAGTTAGATCAACTGACTGAAGTGGATGAAGAGGTGCCTTTACAGGATGACAATTGTGTAGATGAGTCTGTAGATGACATGCAGGACTTAGAAATTCAGTTAGAACGTAACCTGGcttcattatttttgaaaatgcaaGCAATCCTGCACATATCTGAAAGCGCTGCACAAGAAGTAATCCAGCAGATTAATCAGATCCAAATGCTTTCACAGCCATTACTACAAAATGCTGTCCAGAAAATTATCAGGCATCACTGTAGTGATGTGGATAATTCCATAGTAAGTGACATTGTTAGTGTAGTGTCACAAAGTAATGTCCTGCTGAAATTTACCAGTGCAGAAGGATCCCTGTCAACAGCTAGCAGAAGAGCATCTTATATGCTGCGAGAATTTCCAGTCGTCATGCCAGTTGAGTTTGCTCTTGATAAAGATCACTCATTTGTGTATGTCCCCATACTGAAAATGTTGAAGACATTGCTTAACAATAAGGACATTTTGGATAAGGTGCTGCACGCAGAGGGGATTTCACCCGAAGGATACCACTCATTCAGAGACGGCTctcatttcaaagaaaatattcTTTTGAATGTAGAAGAATGTAGGATTGCCCTTGGTCTATACATTGATGACTTTGAAGTTGCTAATCCAATTGGAACCTccaagaaaaaacacaaactatGTGCCATATATTGGGTACTTGCTAATCTTGATTCCAAGTATCGGTCGGCTCTTCACTCAATCCAACTTGCAATTTTGTGCAAAGTTAACACTGTAAAAGAGCATGGCTATCATGAAGTTCTTCGTCCTCTCATTCAGGACATTGCAACTCTTGAGGAAAGTGGTGTGTATGTTGAACGATTAGCAGAAAGTGTTAAAGGCACTGTACTCTATGTGGGAGCGGACAACTTGGGGGCTCACTCTTTGGCAGGATTCCAGGAGAGTTTTGCAGCAGATTACTTTTGTCGGTTTTGTATGTGTAAACAAGATGACATTCAGGATAAGGAGGTCAGATCTGGTCTACTTCAGCCAAGGACAAGAGAGAACCATGAAAACATGTGCACGAGGTTTCCCGTGACCATACTATGGCAAAACATCATGGCGTAA